In Agromyces sp. G08B096, a genomic segment contains:
- a CDS encoding MFS transporter → MASYLDSGIIVSVGVSLAIWGEHFDMSVWMLGSISAILTASIAIGSLVGGRLADLFGRKLVYGVDIAVYAVGTLLIVFAPDATVLLIGVLIAGLAAGADLPTSLAVVSDSVPVWARGRLIGFTQVMWTIGIAVVTVLGIVTSTLGYFGTQLIVGHLAIAAIVTWALRSRLKLEDHRDDASGLEADRADLESDRPELERAPLADLLRPATLWPLLTTFAYYVFWGIAANTFGQFGTYFLVTVSGASQTVATVMNFAFLPLAIVLGLVFVRFADTVWRDRLFVAAAILQILAFAVGAVSAGSSLVAMVVFFALYNIAYNFAGEANYKVWSQLLFRQDVRGTAQGVSYAVARGVFALVALFTPALLAWSPEVLLWGLVACLVVSTLMGIVITRRQIPAHERTAPRPALEGERR, encoded by the coding sequence ATGGCCTCCTACCTCGACTCGGGCATCATCGTCTCGGTCGGGGTCTCCCTCGCCATCTGGGGCGAGCACTTCGACATGTCGGTGTGGATGCTGGGCTCCATCAGCGCCATCCTCACCGCCTCCATCGCGATCGGATCGCTCGTCGGCGGCCGCCTCGCCGACCTGTTCGGTCGCAAGCTCGTCTACGGCGTCGACATCGCCGTCTACGCCGTCGGCACGCTGCTCATCGTGTTCGCACCCGACGCGACCGTGCTCCTCATCGGCGTCCTCATCGCCGGACTCGCGGCCGGAGCCGACCTGCCCACGTCGCTCGCCGTCGTCTCCGACTCCGTGCCGGTGTGGGCTCGGGGTCGCCTCATCGGCTTCACCCAGGTCATGTGGACGATCGGCATCGCGGTCGTGACGGTTCTCGGCATCGTCACCTCCACGCTCGGCTACTTCGGCACGCAGCTGATCGTGGGCCATCTCGCGATCGCGGCCATCGTCACCTGGGCCCTCCGCTCGCGACTGAAGCTCGAGGACCATCGCGACGACGCGAGCGGACTCGAGGCCGACCGCGCCGACCTCGAGTCGGACCGCCCCGAACTCGAGCGCGCCCCGCTCGCCGACCTCCTCCGGCCGGCGACGCTCTGGCCGCTCCTCACCACCTTCGCCTACTACGTCTTCTGGGGCATCGCCGCGAACACCTTCGGCCAGTTCGGCACCTACTTCCTCGTGACGGTCAGTGGTGCGAGCCAGACGGTCGCGACCGTCATGAACTTCGCGTTCCTCCCGCTCGCGATCGTCCTCGGACTCGTGTTCGTGCGCTTCGCCGATACCGTGTGGCGCGACCGGCTCTTCGTCGCGGCCGCGATCCTGCAGATCCTGGCCTTCGCCGTCGGGGCCGTCTCCGCGGGCTCCAGCCTCGTCGCCATGGTGGTGTTCTTCGCGCTCTACAACATCGCGTACAACTTCGCCGGGGAGGCGAACTACAAGGTGTGGTCGCAGCTGCTCTTCCGTCAGGACGTCCGCGGCACGGCGCAGGGGGTGAGCTACGCCGTGGCGCGCGGCGTCTTCGCCCTCGTCGCCCTGTTCACGCCGGCGCTGCTCGCCTGGAGCCCCGAGGTGCTGCTCTGGGGCCTCGTCGCGTGCCTCGTCGTCTCCACGCTCATGGGCATCGTCATCACTCGACGGCAGATCCCGGCCCACGAACGCACCGCGCCGCGTCCGGCGCTGGAGGGCGAGCGCCGATGA
- a CDS encoding L-fucose/L-arabinose isomerase family protein: MSIPAPASVDRLLPPKTRRKPRIGLVAGGLGTYWPQFPGLLPQLHASAAYVSERFQAMDAEVTDVGFISDAQEGAAAAEQLRRADCDLIVLFLTTYLTSSMVLPIAQRANTPVLVIDLQPTEKMDHAAFDTGAWLAYCGQCPVPEVGNVFRRAGIPFRSVSGWLRQESAWERIGQWIRAAHVRAALRHARHGLMGHLYPGMLDVSTDLTLLPATFGSHVEVLEFDDLRVRVEEVTDEQTRERMALAREIFTLDDSVVEEDFAWGARVSVGLDRLVEEFELDSLAYYHRGLAGEQHERLGAGMILGASLLTARGIPATGEFELRTTVAQLATQVVGAGGSFCEIQALNFEDGVVEMGHDGPAHLAVSSRDPLLRGLGVYHGKRGWGVSVEFDVQHGPVTLLGLGQDRDGSLVFVASEGTVVPGPLLEIGNTTSRVDFGRDPGEWVDAWSATGVGHHWSLSVGARAAEYRAAASLLGIEFRQV; this comes from the coding sequence ATGAGTATCCCCGCACCGGCCTCCGTCGACCGGCTGCTGCCGCCGAAGACGAGACGGAAACCCAGGATCGGCCTCGTCGCAGGCGGACTCGGCACGTACTGGCCGCAGTTCCCCGGCCTGTTGCCGCAGCTGCACGCCTCGGCGGCGTACGTGTCGGAGCGGTTCCAGGCGATGGACGCGGAGGTCACCGACGTCGGTTTCATCTCCGACGCCCAGGAGGGGGCCGCCGCGGCCGAGCAGCTGCGACGCGCCGACTGCGATCTCATCGTGCTCTTCCTGACGACCTATCTCACGAGCTCGATGGTGCTGCCCATCGCTCAGCGGGCGAACACCCCCGTGCTGGTGATCGACCTGCAGCCCACGGAGAAGATGGATCACGCCGCCTTCGACACCGGCGCCTGGCTCGCGTACTGCGGCCAGTGCCCGGTTCCGGAGGTGGGCAACGTCTTCCGGCGGGCCGGCATCCCCTTCCGCTCCGTCTCGGGCTGGCTCCGCCAGGAATCGGCCTGGGAGCGCATCGGTCAGTGGATCCGGGCGGCACACGTGCGGGCGGCGCTGCGACACGCTCGACACGGGTTGATGGGCCACCTGTACCCGGGCATGCTCGACGTCTCGACGGATCTCACCCTGCTTCCGGCCACGTTCGGTTCACACGTCGAGGTGCTCGAGTTCGACGACCTCCGGGTGCGGGTCGAGGAGGTGACCGACGAGCAGACCCGAGAACGGATGGCCCTCGCCCGCGAGATCTTCACCCTCGACGACAGCGTCGTGGAGGAGGACTTCGCGTGGGGCGCGCGGGTCTCGGTGGGTCTGGACCGCCTCGTCGAGGAGTTCGAGCTGGACTCGCTGGCGTACTATCACCGCGGTCTCGCCGGCGAGCAGCACGAACGCCTCGGCGCGGGCATGATCCTCGGGGCCTCGCTGCTGACCGCCCGAGGCATCCCGGCGACCGGCGAGTTCGAACTGCGGACCACCGTCGCCCAGCTCGCCACGCAGGTCGTGGGGGCGGGCGGATCGTTCTGCGAGATCCAGGCGCTGAACTTCGAGGACGGCGTCGTCGAGATGGGCCACGACGGTCCCGCCCATCTGGCGGTCTCGAGTCGCGATCCGCTGCTGCGCGGTCTCGGCGTCTACCACGGCAAGCGCGGCTGGGGCGTCTCGGTGGAGTTCGACGTGCAGCACGGCCCAGTGACCCTCCTCGGACTCGGGCAGGACCGCGACGGCTCCCTGGTCTTCGTCGCCTCCGAGGGCACCGTGGTGCCCGGCCCGCTGCTCGAGATCGGCAACACCACGAGCCGCGTCGACTTCGGACGCGATCCCGGCGAATGGGTCGACGCCTGGTCGGCGACCGGAGTCGGGCACCACTGGTCGCTGTCGGTCGGCGCCCGGGCCGCGGAGTACCGGGCGGCGGCATCGCTGCTCGGAATCGAGTTCCGGCAGGTCTGA
- a CDS encoding glycerophosphodiester phosphodiesterase family protein has product MTLRITGHRGALAVAPENTMRSFQAAVDAGVDEIELDVHLSVDGYLVVIHDETLDRTTDGSGPVSAHTWAEIAVLDAGLGERVPQLDEVLDRFPDTAFQIEVKAAAATAAVLDAVRERGDRGGAIVITSFLPEAIAPALTGDRTWRVGLICGRNEPGKPDLAEELGVDQLYLHWDVAAAPVIAGRPVYVWPCNDVASVRRAADEGFAGLTTDDPAGAVAARAALRPA; this is encoded by the coding sequence ATGACGCTGCGGATCACGGGTCATCGCGGAGCGCTCGCGGTGGCACCCGAGAACACCATGCGCTCGTTCCAGGCCGCGGTCGACGCCGGCGTCGACGAGATCGAGCTCGACGTCCACCTGTCCGTCGACGGGTATCTCGTCGTGATCCATGATGAGACGCTCGATCGCACCACCGACGGGTCCGGTCCCGTGTCCGCGCACACCTGGGCCGAGATCGCCGTCCTCGACGCCGGCCTCGGCGAGCGGGTGCCGCAGCTCGACGAGGTCCTCGACCGGTTCCCCGACACCGCATTCCAGATCGAGGTGAAGGCCGCGGCGGCCACGGCCGCCGTGCTCGACGCCGTGCGCGAGCGCGGAGACCGCGGGGGAGCGATCGTCATCACGAGCTTCCTCCCCGAGGCGATCGCGCCAGCGCTCACCGGCGACCGCACGTGGCGGGTGGGGCTCATCTGCGGCAGGAACGAGCCGGGCAAGCCCGACCTGGCCGAGGAGCTCGGCGTCGACCAGCTGTACCTGCACTGGGACGTCGCGGCCGCACCGGTCATCGCCGGCCGGCCGGTCTACGTCTGGCCGTGCAACGACGTGGCGTCGGTGCGCCGGGCGGCCGACGAGGGCTTCGCCGGGTTGACGACGGATGACCCCGCTGGTGCCGTCGCCGCCCGCGCGGCGCTCCGACCGGCCTGA
- a CDS encoding DeoR/GlpR family DNA-binding transcription regulator, whose translation MPAGRAPRDKRLTRVLEHVLQAGTASSAELASLTGVSLMTIHRDIDALVDRGLVRKFHGGVSALPSTVFESSSEFRMRVNTTAKEAIAREAVTLVEPGMSVLLDDSTTAYSVAELLPQIGPLTVVTNFRRVIDLLHDKQDIQLIALGGDYSRTHDSFLGVGAEDAVSALNVDVAFLSTSAMTPEMTFHQEQAIVQVKRPMMSAATLSVLLMDASKLARTALYRLAPTSAFGRVIIDDAAPADVVERIAENVDVHVAARQTA comes from the coding sequence ATGCCCGCCGGCAGAGCTCCCCGAGACAAGCGCCTGACCCGTGTGCTCGAGCACGTGCTGCAGGCGGGAACGGCTTCGAGTGCCGAGCTCGCTTCGCTGACGGGCGTGTCGCTCATGACGATCCACCGCGATATCGACGCGCTCGTCGACCGAGGCCTCGTGCGGAAGTTCCACGGCGGCGTCTCCGCGCTGCCGTCCACCGTCTTCGAATCGAGCTCCGAGTTCCGGATGCGCGTGAACACGACGGCGAAGGAGGCCATCGCCCGCGAGGCCGTCACCCTCGTCGAGCCCGGCATGTCGGTGCTGCTCGATGACTCGACGACCGCCTACTCCGTGGCCGAGCTGCTCCCGCAGATCGGACCGCTGACGGTGGTCACGAACTTCCGTCGCGTGATCGATCTGCTCCACGACAAGCAGGACATCCAGCTGATCGCGCTCGGCGGCGACTACTCGCGCACCCACGACTCGTTCCTCGGCGTCGGCGCCGAAGACGCCGTCTCGGCGCTGAACGTGGATGTCGCCTTCCTCAGCACCTCGGCGATGACGCCCGAGATGACGTTCCATCAGGAGCAGGCGATCGTACAGGTGAAGCGGCCCATGATGAGTGCCGCGACGCTGTCCGTGCTGCTGATGGATGCGAGCAAGCTCGCGCGCACCGCCCTCTACCGGCTCGCGCCGACCTCGGCCTTCGGCCGGGTGATCATCGACGATGCCGCACCCGCGGACGTCGTGGAGCGGATCGCCGAGAACGTCGACGTGCACGTCGCCGCGAGGCAGACCGCATGA
- a CDS encoding metallophosphoesterase: protein MTRRPVSLASTATPVTSTVQRTLVPGEVLAAGVEAPFRRLAEGPGEPHLPRGGRPDAAEPLARVRLGHLTDLHLADVASPLRLDFVDPARWSGPVPYAFRPQELLATRAVTAALETLDALGVDLVVQTGDAVDNAQRNEVRSYLAAMRGGRVDPLLGDPDASPLSSEWPVQRVWQPERPGNAYSERFGLPVIPGLLAEAAATHASGGLETPWVAVRGNHDVLVLGTARLGDDFDGIARGARKPLAGDPHAHAGLDEYLTGPHAVYAGPAATIAADEARALLGPREFAVAHRDDRAGPVAGHGLASSPDAERHGRYVADLGDRFRLVAFDTNNHRGMWDGMLAREQLAWVDDALSAADEDGRLAVLVTHHGSGFLANDYRMCADEIADPDAIVDLLLRRRNTVAWLNGHHHGNQVRIHPRPGGSGVVEITTAAIADWPCQVREIEIEELPRSIRITTTMHHAAVGERPGLDTPAELARLHHELAANELWRGAGRPGALGADADRNVVVTLVHPLARER from the coding sequence ATGACCCGCCGCCCGGTGTCGCTCGCGTCGACCGCGACGCCCGTGACGAGCACCGTGCAGCGCACGCTGGTGCCCGGCGAGGTGCTCGCCGCTGGCGTCGAGGCGCCTTTCCGCCGGTTGGCCGAAGGGCCAGGCGAACCGCATCTGCCGCGGGGCGGCCGGCCCGACGCGGCCGAACCCCTCGCACGGGTGCGGCTCGGCCACCTGACCGATCTGCACCTCGCCGACGTCGCGTCGCCGCTGCGGCTCGACTTCGTCGATCCCGCGCGGTGGTCGGGCCCGGTGCCCTACGCGTTCCGCCCGCAGGAGCTGCTCGCCACCCGCGCGGTGACGGCGGCGCTCGAGACGCTCGACGCCCTCGGGGTCGACCTCGTCGTGCAGACCGGCGACGCGGTCGACAACGCGCAACGCAACGAGGTGCGCAGCTACCTCGCCGCGATGCGCGGCGGGCGCGTCGACCCGCTGCTCGGCGACCCGGACGCGAGTCCGCTCTCGTCGGAGTGGCCCGTGCAGCGGGTCTGGCAGCCCGAGCGGCCGGGCAACGCGTACAGCGAGCGCTTCGGACTCCCGGTGATCCCGGGGCTCCTCGCCGAGGCGGCGGCCACCCACGCGAGCGGCGGGCTCGAGACGCCGTGGGTCGCCGTGCGCGGGAACCACGACGTGCTGGTGCTCGGCACCGCCCGCCTCGGCGACGACTTCGACGGCATCGCCCGGGGCGCGCGCAAACCGCTCGCCGGCGATCCGCACGCTCACGCCGGACTGGACGAATACCTGACCGGACCGCACGCCGTCTACGCAGGCCCGGCCGCGACCATCGCCGCGGACGAGGCCCGGGCGCTGCTCGGCCCGAGGGAGTTCGCCGTCGCCCATCGCGACGACCGGGCCGGTCCGGTCGCCGGGCATGGGCTCGCGTCGTCGCCGGACGCGGAACGGCACGGCCGCTACGTGGCCGATCTCGGCGACCGGTTCCGCCTGGTGGCGTTCGACACGAACAACCACCGCGGGATGTGGGACGGCATGCTCGCCCGCGAGCAACTCGCCTGGGTCGACGATGCGCTCTCCGCGGCCGACGAGGACGGGCGGCTCGCCGTGCTCGTCACGCACCACGGCAGCGGGTTCCTCGCGAACGACTACCGGATGTGCGCCGACGAGATCGCCGATCCGGACGCGATCGTCGACCTCCTCCTGCGGCGCCGCAACACCGTCGCATGGCTCAACGGCCACCACCACGGCAACCAGGTGCGGATCCACCCGCGCCCCGGCGGGTCGGGCGTCGTCGAGATCACCACCGCCGCGATCGCCGACTGGCCCTGCCAGGTGCGGGAGATCGAGATCGAGGAACTGCCGCGCAGCATCCGGATCACGACCACGATGCACCACGCCGCCGTCGGCGAGCGGCCGGGTCTCGATACGCCCGCGGAGCTCGCCCGGTTGCATCACGAGCTCGCCGCCAACGAGCTCTGGCGCGGCGCCGGCCGGCCGGGCGCACTCGGCGCGGACGCCGACCGGAACGTCGTCGTCACGCTCGTCCATCCGCTGGCACGCGAGCGCTGA
- a CDS encoding carbohydrate ABC transporter permease yields the protein MTKRYTFRTLLLEIGLIAAAVAFLFPVYALLTMGFKDAAEIVTNPLGLPSTLNFDNFGRAIESARLIPATVNSLIITVASVGGLVLFGSLAGYVLARRATRMSYWAYMAMVAGIILPFQLAMIPLYRAMVVLELTGTHLGVILFYWGVHMPLTVFLYTGFVRALPDDYVGAALIDGANHWQAFWRVLFPLLRPVTGTVIILNVVSVWNDFFTPLLYLGNSGFETIPVRVYSFVNEYTSDYGLVAAGIILASLPVLVLFLLLQRYVIHGFASGLKG from the coding sequence ATGACCAAGCGCTACACGTTCCGCACCCTGCTGCTGGAGATCGGCCTCATCGCGGCGGCCGTCGCGTTCCTCTTCCCGGTGTACGCGCTCCTGACGATGGGGTTCAAGGACGCGGCGGAGATCGTCACGAATCCGCTCGGGCTGCCGTCGACGCTGAACTTCGACAACTTCGGGCGCGCGATCGAGTCGGCCAGGCTCATCCCGGCGACGGTCAACAGCCTCATCATCACGGTCGCGAGCGTCGGCGGGCTCGTGCTGTTCGGCTCCCTCGCCGGGTACGTGCTGGCCCGGCGAGCGACCCGGATGAGCTATTGGGCGTACATGGCGATGGTCGCCGGCATCATCCTGCCGTTCCAGCTCGCGATGATCCCGCTGTACCGGGCGATGGTCGTCCTCGAGCTCACGGGCACGCACCTCGGCGTCATCCTCTTCTACTGGGGCGTGCACATGCCGTTGACCGTCTTCCTCTACACGGGTTTCGTCCGCGCCCTGCCCGACGACTACGTGGGTGCCGCGCTGATCGACGGCGCCAATCACTGGCAGGCGTTCTGGCGGGTTCTCTTCCCGTTGCTCCGCCCGGTCACGGGGACCGTGATCATCCTGAACGTCGTGTCGGTGTGGAACGACTTCTTCACCCCGCTGCTCTACCTCGGCAACTCGGGGTTCGAGACCATCCCGGTCCGGGTGTACTCCTTCGTGAACGAGTACACGTCCGACTACGGGCTGGTGGCCGCCGGCATCATCCTCGCGTCGCTGCCCGTGCTGGTGCTGTTCCTGCTGCTGCAGCGCTACGTCATCCACGGCTTCGCGAGCGGGCTGAAGGGATGA
- a CDS encoding sugar ABC transporter permease, with translation MTSSSTLESAAAPEVAAAPRVPSPRRRRPRIHTSPPWWFALPAFLMFAAIVAVPTFTGLGVAFTDWSGLGEIEHIVWFQNFIDVFSDKQALGSIRNTLLLTVVIVIVQNVIGLLLALGVHSRVKSRFALRTIFFAPMVVSAVMISFVWKYIYNPRPDAGINGVLGALGLDWLQQDWLGDPEMALWSIAIIVIWQAAGYSMVIFLAGLTGIPEELYEAAMVDGATPMQRFRHITIPQLAPAMTINVLLSLTGALTLFTQVLTTTGGGPGYATETLSTIIYKEAFIYGNFGYSAAIAVLLTIGVSIVAFTQLRIMRRREVD, from the coding sequence GTGACGTCCTCGTCCACGCTCGAGAGTGCGGCGGCGCCCGAGGTCGCCGCCGCACCCCGGGTGCCGTCGCCCCGGCGGCGGCGGCCCCGCATCCACACGTCGCCGCCCTGGTGGTTCGCGCTGCCGGCGTTCCTCATGTTCGCCGCGATCGTGGCGGTGCCGACCTTCACCGGACTGGGCGTCGCGTTCACCGACTGGTCCGGCCTCGGCGAGATCGAGCACATCGTCTGGTTCCAGAACTTCATCGACGTGTTCAGCGACAAGCAGGCGCTCGGCTCCATCCGAAACACGCTGCTGCTGACGGTCGTCATCGTGATCGTGCAGAACGTCATTGGTCTGCTGCTGGCCCTCGGCGTGCACAGCCGGGTGAAGAGCCGGTTCGCGCTCCGCACGATCTTCTTCGCTCCCATGGTCGTGAGCGCGGTCATGATCTCGTTCGTCTGGAAGTACATCTACAACCCGCGACCCGACGCCGGCATCAACGGGGTGCTCGGCGCTCTCGGGCTCGACTGGCTGCAGCAGGACTGGCTCGGAGATCCGGAGATGGCCCTGTGGTCGATCGCGATCATCGTGATCTGGCAGGCGGCGGGCTACTCGATGGTCATCTTCCTCGCCGGGCTCACGGGCATCCCGGAGGAGCTCTACGAAGCCGCCATGGTCGACGGGGCGACGCCCATGCAGCGCTTCCGGCACATCACGATCCCGCAGCTGGCCCCTGCCATGACGATCAACGTCCTGCTCTCGCTCACGGGGGCGCTGACGCTGTTCACCCAGGTGCTCACGACGACCGGCGGCGGTCCGGGCTACGCCACCGAGACGCTCTCGACGATCATCTACAAGGAGGCCTTCATCTACGGCAACTTCGGCTACAGCGCCGCCATCGCCGTCCTGCTCACGATCGGCGTCTCCATCGTGGCGTTCACCCAGCTGCGCATCATGCGCCGCAGGGAGGTCGACTGA
- a CDS encoding extracellular solute-binding protein: MSESRSRRGYRRATVLAATAAAGLLLTACSTNGPSGAGDGERTLTIIASGSQQTALEALIEEYEEANPGVTVTASFAPNQELQTSVRTQLAGGNAPDIVAVYPGNGSAMSMAQLAEAGMLEDLSDQEWTSTVPEGFQGAFTYEDGVYVYSPGASVLGVVYNTELFEQLGLEVPTTMSEFEAVAEQVKAAGVTPLALGTNTPWITQLIPYALVPGMVYSEDPDFGQQMIDGETTFVESGWLDAFSTYADWQARGFFNENPNGTTSDQMVQALGDGTAAMAVMVSATLEGYQDVMGEKLGYFPLPATDDEARNWIPGGTVVGLGVTTQAADPELAKDFIAFLGEEENIVEMATAMNSIPFAPSDELSPLLTPFAEYFDAGETAPFPDQTWPNAEVQPAMFAAIQEMLGGQTTPEGALAQMDEAFAQ; this comes from the coding sequence ATGTCCGAATCTCGTTCTCGCCGCGGGTATCGCCGCGCGACCGTGCTCGCCGCAACGGCCGCCGCGGGACTGCTGCTCACGGCCTGCAGCACCAACGGGCCGTCCGGAGCCGGTGATGGCGAGCGCACGCTCACGATCATCGCCTCCGGCAGTCAGCAGACGGCGCTGGAGGCGCTCATCGAGGAATACGAGGAGGCGAACCCCGGGGTCACCGTCACGGCCTCCTTCGCCCCCAACCAGGAGCTGCAGACCTCCGTCCGGACCCAGCTCGCCGGCGGCAACGCGCCCGACATCGTTGCGGTGTACCCGGGCAACGGCAGCGCCATGTCGATGGCGCAGCTCGCCGAGGCGGGCATGCTCGAGGACCTCAGTGACCAGGAGTGGACCTCGACCGTCCCCGAGGGCTTCCAGGGCGCGTTCACCTACGAGGACGGCGTCTACGTGTACTCGCCGGGGGCGAGCGTCCTCGGCGTCGTCTACAACACCGAGCTCTTCGAACAGCTCGGCCTCGAGGTGCCGACCACCATGAGCGAGTTCGAGGCCGTGGCCGAGCAGGTGAAGGCCGCAGGTGTCACACCGCTGGCGCTCGGGACGAACACCCCGTGGATCACCCAGCTGATCCCGTACGCCCTGGTGCCGGGCATGGTCTATTCCGAGGACCCGGACTTCGGCCAGCAGATGATCGACGGCGAGACGACCTTCGTCGAGTCGGGCTGGCTCGACGCCTTCTCGACCTACGCCGACTGGCAGGCGCGCGGGTTCTTCAACGAGAACCCGAACGGGACGACGAGCGACCAGATGGTGCAGGCGCTCGGCGACGGGACCGCGGCGATGGCCGTCATGGTCTCGGCGACGCTGGAGGGGTATCAGGACGTGATGGGGGAGAAGCTCGGCTACTTCCCGCTGCCGGCCACCGACGACGAGGCGCGCAACTGGATCCCCGGCGGCACCGTCGTCGGACTCGGCGTGACCACGCAGGCCGCTGACCCCGAGCTCGCGAAGGACTTCATCGCCTTCCTCGGCGAAGAGGAGAACATCGTCGAGATGGCCACCGCCATGAACTCGATCCCCTTCGCCCCGTCCGACGAGCTGAGCCCGCTCCTGACCCCGTTCGCCGAGTACTTCGACGCCGGCGAGACGGCGCCGTTCCCCGACCAGACCTGGCCGAACGCCGAAGTGCAGCCGGCCATGTTTGCGGCCATCCAGGAGATGCTCGGCGGGCAGACCACGCCCGAGGGAGCGCTCGCCCAGATGGACGAGGCCTTCGCGCAGTGA